The following proteins are encoded in a genomic region of Alnus glutinosa chromosome 8, dhAlnGlut1.1, whole genome shotgun sequence:
- the LOC133874573 gene encoding cytochrome P450 71A1-like translates to MALLPLLQQSWQELHKIPFTTLLSLVFLTSFLYVFKRIRSGKPNLPPSPPKLPIIGNLHQLGALPHRSLQALSKKYGALMFLHLGNAPTLVVSSADMAKEIMKTHDVIFSNRPKTTATNILFYGCQDVAFSPYCEYWRQTRKICVLELLSLKSVQSFQYVREEEVEALIDKIRHSCLKGVSINLSEMLIATSNNITSRCILGQKFEEENGESRFGQLSRRVLVLFVAFCFGDFFPSLGWIDVLTGLIPSLKATSRELDAFFDQVIEEHETKKIDDHQPNKLDFVDILLRLQKNSMLDFELTKDNLKAIILDMFVAGTDTTSTVLEWSMAELVKNPSIMKRAQEEVRRVVNKKSKINVNDINKMDYLKCILKETLRLHPPLPLSVPRETITSVKIGGYDIPAKTKVFANTWAIQRDPKVWEMPEEFIPERFEDSPIDYKGQDFEFIPFGGGRRGCPGITFGVASVENVVANLLCWFDWKLQGEDLDMTETNALTAWKKIPLHLVQILHSPSSIH, encoded by the exons ATGGCCCTTCTACCATTGTTGCAACAATCATGGCAAGAGCTACACAAAATACCCTTCACTACACTCCTCTCACTTGTTTTTCTCACctcttttctttatgttttcaagCGTATTAGAAGTGGCAAACCCAATTTACCTCCATCCCCACCAAAGCTACCGATCATCGGCAACCTACACCAGCTTGGTGCACTCCCACACCGCTCTCTTCAAGCCCTTTCTAAGAAGTATGGCGCTCTAATGTTCTTACACTTGGGCAATGCTCCAACCCTTGTTGTGTCGTCTGCAGATATGGCCAAAGAAATTATGAAAACACATGATGTCATTTTCTCAAATCGGCCAAAAACCACAGCTACTAATATCTTATTCTATGGGTGCCAAGACGTAGCCTTCTCACCCTATTGTGAGTATTGGAGACAAACTAGGAAAATTTGTGTCCTCGAACTTTTGAGCCTCAAAAGTGTGCAATCCTTCCAATATGTAAGGGAAGAAGAAGTTGAAGCATTGATCGACAAGATACGTCACTCGTGTCTCAAAGGGGTTTCTATTAATCTGAGTGAGATGTTGATTGCAACCTCAAACAACATAACCTCTAGATGTATACTTGGACAGAagtttgaagaagaaaatggtgagAGTAGGTTCGGACAACTATCAAGAAGAGTACTGGTGCTATTTGTAGCATtctgttttggagattttttcccttctttggGATGGATTGATGTTCTTACGGGATTAATTCCAAGTTTAAAAGCCACTTCTAGAGAATTAGATGCTTTTTTTGATCAAGTGATTGAAGAACACGAGACAAAGAAAATTGATGACCACCAGCCTAATAAGCTTGATTTCGTGGATATTCTCCTCCGACTTCAAAAGAATAGCATGCTCGACTTTGAGCTCACCAAAGACAACCTCAAAGCAATTATACta GACATGTTTGTGGCAGGAACTGATACTACTTCAACAGTTTTGGAATGGTCAATGGCGGAACTTGTAAAAAATCCAAGTATCATGAAGAGAGCACAAGAAGAGGTGAGAAGAGTGGTGAACAAGAAGTCAAAGATAAACGTGAATGACATCAATAAAATGGATTACTTGAAGTGTATCCTCAAAGAAACTCTAAGACTACATCCACCACTTCCTCTTTCGGTACCTCGGGAAACAATAACAAGTGTGAAAATTGGAGGTTATGATATTCCGGCAAAAACAAAAGTATTTGCTAATACATGGGCGATTCAAAGGGACCCTAAAGTATGGGAGATGCCAGAAGAGTTCATTCCAGAGAGATTTGAAGACAGTCCGATTGACTACAAAGGTCAAGACTTTGAATTCATCCCATTTGGAGGTGGGAGAAGAGGATGCCCGGGAATAACATTTGGTGTTGCTTCagttgaaaatgtggttgcaaaTCTCTTGTGTTGGTTTGATTGGAAGTTGCAGGGGGAGGACTTGGACATGACTGAAACTAACGCTCTCACTGCATGGAAGAAAATTCCTCTTCATCTTGTACAAATATTGCACTCTCCTTCATCTATACATTAA